The sequence below is a genomic window from Spirochaeta cellobiosiphila DSM 17781.
ATCTTTATGGTTAATAGTTGATCTTGTCCTGGTCTTCCATAAGAGCCTTGGCTTTTTTAATACATCATTCTCCAATACTAGCTCACCAATTTTAGCTCTCATATCTTTAAGCTTCTATCATGCTGAGCTTGTTCATTCTTTGCTTCTAACTTTAAATCATTCATACCAGCATTTAAAAAATCATCAGGCCAAGCTTGAACTTCTGATTGTTTCAAATCATTTTCTCTACAGATATCTGCAAGAGTTACTTCCTTTTTTAATATCTGTAGGACTAGCTCTGATTTCTTCTTTGCTGTCCATCTAGCTGCTTTTTCTAATGCCATATCTTTTACCTATAGATGGTCCATATTTAAAGAGGAATGCTATAATCAAGTAATTTTGGTTTTGGTATTCACCCAAGTTTAGTAGACATCTAATAAACTCAAAATGAGGAGAGGATGTAATGGGTAAACAGTTATTTAAAGAGGAATTTAAGCAGGAGGCCATCGGCCAGATATTGGAAAGCGGCTACTCGTGAAGGAAATCTCTGAATGGTTAGGAGTTTTAATGCACCATCTGCGTATATGGATGAAGAAAGATCCACGATATGGGAAGACTTACAAATCGGAGAAAGAATCAGATGACGTGAAGAAAGAGATCGCTCGTTTAAACGCCGAATTGAAACGCACCGAAGAGGAACGGGATGTTCTAAAAAAAGCTGCGGCAAACTTCGCAAGCCTGTCCGAATAATGTATGCATTTATCAAAATGAACAGGGCTAAATATCGGGTGACATCAATGTGGCTATTATGTATGGCTTAAAGCTCCTGAATCCAATCGCGACAAAGAGGATTGTATCCAGCTGAATAGAATAAAATACTATTGGAAAGAGAGTGATAAAACCTATGGTAGTCCCAGTGTTTGGAGAGAATAGAGCCGCCAGGATCATATTGGAGAACAAAATCAAGGCGATTCTAAAAATCAGAAAGTTCCGCTGTCAATTAGAACCTCCTGCATTAGGCTCTCCCAACCTATTGGAACGTCTGTTTAGAGTTGAAAAACTCTATAAAGCGTCGGTAACAGATAGCGCATACATCAGAATACAGGAAGCAACACTTTAGCTTGCTATCATGATTGATCTGTCTTCCAGAATCGTTATTGAATGGTCAATGTAGAAAACTATGAATCGGGATATTGTCTTGTTGATGTTTTGTTGGAAATGAAGACCTACGAAGCCTGTTAAAATTCGCTCAGACCATGGTTCCCAATTCTGATCTGATGACTGGATTCGTTTTTGCTGAGACAATAAATTAAAATCGAGTATTTTCCGTCGAGGGAATACTGGGATAATGCAGTTACGGAATCATTCTTCAGTAGCCCGAAGAATAAGCGAATTAGAAAACGGATATAAAAGCCAGAAGGTAGCTCGTGCAGATGTCTTTGATTATATCGAAACATTTTATAATTGAAAAAGAAGGCAAAAGCATATAAATCTGCAGTAACCTGTTGATTTTGAAAAGGCTTTTAAGCTAGGTTGAACGTGTCTATAGAATTGGCGGAATTTCAATACTATTTTTGTCATCCTTATCATAGTTGGGAAAAGGACAGTATAGAAAATGCTAATGGACTTATTAGGCATATATTCCTAATAAAATTGATATCAGAAGAGTCAGTAGTGACATAGTAGCTAATATAGAGTATGCATTAAATATTAAAGCTAGGGAGTCTCTTGTATATTTAACTTCTTTTAAGGCTTTTAAAGATTGTTGCCATTCAGGTTTAACTTGAGTATCAGTTTTTGGAGTATAGAAGTTTCATGAAGTTACGCGTATATTTAACATCATACAAATACATAACATTCCTGAATAGAATGATTGAACGTATTCTTTAGAATACTCAAGGAGAATTGTGTTTGGCTTTACCACTTTATATATCAAGATGATGTTCTCTAGAAGATTGCAGTTTGGATACAAAAATACAATATGAAGTGACCTCATTCAGCAATAGGATATTGAAGTTCGATGGAATATCGGAAAAACTACTTTCATAATGGTCCAGAAAACAGGGAACATTACATATTCTTTATATTGAATCTATAATAAATTGATATAGATGTGATGAATATATAAGAAAATAGTGATATGTTCTAATAGAAGATAATTAATTAAAATACTTATTTGGGTATTTATTCAATTATAAAATTTTATGTTCTAATTTGGGTGTATGACTTGAGTAAAAGAAAAGAATATTCAGACAATCACATTATATGGATTGATAATGCAAAAGCTATCGGTATCATATTAGTAATGGTTGGTCATTTAAATTTTCCTAAAGAAATTATCATTTGGTTGT
It includes:
- a CDS encoding transposase codes for the protein MALEKAARWTAKKKSELVLQILKKEVTLADICRENDLKQSEVQAWPDDFLNAGMNDLKLEAKNEQAQHDRSLKI